The nucleotide window TTATGGTTACCGATGAAGGAATAGAGATCGGCGAGATTTTAGAGGGAGTGGTATAAGAAATGTCTGAGGGAAATATTGTTTGGATTTTTTATTCATCTAAGACGGAGCCTGAACTACTGACATTTTATGCAGATGGTTTGGCTTATCTAAGAGATCAAGAGATAGGTCTAGAAGTAATAGATGTTTCAGAAAACATGGATAAA belongs to Methanonatronarchaeum sp. AMET-Sl and includes:
- a CDS encoding thioredoxin family protein; the protein is MSEGNIVWIFYSSKTEPELLTFYADGLAYLRDQEIGLEVIDVSENMDKAQEYKVKSTPTVLIEKGDEIKERYEVISYLSGILEKKELERIFE